Proteins encoded by one window of Nicotiana tabacum cultivar K326 chromosome 10, ASM71507v2, whole genome shotgun sequence:
- the LOC142165309 gene encoding uncharacterized protein LOC142165309, whose protein sequence is MTITLVVGECTLNVVSAYALQAGLAEEIKRHFWEGLDEIMCNILPAERLFIGEDFNGHIGSAAGGYTEVHGGFGFGERNRGGTSLLNFAKAFELVIANSSFSKRDEHLVTFQSLVAKTRLTISSSGEEIEGCARIARLS, encoded by the coding sequence ATGACTATTACGTTGGTGGTTGGTGAgtgtactttaaatgtcgttagcgcaTACGCGCTGCAAGCAGGGTTGGCTGAGGAGATTAAAAGGCATTTTTGGGAAGGGTTGGATGAGATTATGTGTAATATTCTGCCCgccgagaggttattcataggcgaagatttcaatggtcatattgggtcggcTGCAGGTGGAtatactgaggtgcatggcggcttcgGTTTTGGGGAAAGGAATAGAGGGGGCACTTCGTTGTTGAACTTCGCCAAGGCATTTGagttggtgattgcgaactcaaGTTTTTCGAAGCGGGATGAGCACTTAGTTACTTTCCAAAGTTTGGTGGCGAAGACTAGATTGACTATTTCCTCCTCGGGAGAGGAGatagaaggttgtgcgaggattgcaaggttatccTAG